TTTAGAATGAATTCTGTTATGTTTCAGCATCCAGCCATAAGGAATTCCACGCTGCCTTTTAAGACCATGATAGAACGCAGTGATGGATTTTACATTGGGTTTATTGGCCTTGTTCATTTGCTAGCTTCTTCCAAAGCAAGATTCTCATTTTACATTCATGTCCCAGATTAAAATCCATAAGAATAACTTTTGCAACTGTGTAAAAAGTGactgtttttcaaaaatgtatgggTGGGAAAACAATCTAAGATTCTTGACAGTGGTAGAGCATATCCTCTGCAAGTTCATGTTCAATCCTCACATTCCTCTAATATCTCAGGGTAGCAGGTTTGGAAAAGACCCTGTCTAGAGGTCCTGCAGAGGTGCTACAAATCCAATTGATGAGAACTGGGCTTAATGGGCAAATGGAGTGTATGGTGACTTGATATACTTTCCTTGTAGAGCATTGCATGAATAATTTACTTTATTAGTAATAGAAAATTCAGGGTATTTGTGGGAGGCAATGGCATATCTAacagggtgcaggaggtagcaattaTACCAGACAACAAGCTTTCGGTGAGCACATGAGCTTTAGGGTTTAGCagggcttgacactagtggccaaaatgctaaaaaaccttggtatgtataataccatcatgttatgcatcATTAAAGCtcagtgcaatgaaataaactgcattggagcAAGTGTATTCTATaagaagttatggccaattaactagaaaatgaaaacacaatttacttatggaacaaaaagtggaatctttaactcaaaactgacctatgagactgatcgtTCTGAAAGACAATGAGATCCTTAGGAAACCTTTATTGGTATATATATTGAAAAAAACTACAATTACAGTATCAGCGACAAGTATAGACGCAAATCATAATAATTGTAGTTAGTTAACCATCTGTGACCAGATCTTgacaatgagatgttattgtgatacagcatggaaccaataaggtgttattgttactcagctctcatttccatgtatagtTACCACAGCTAacagggtaaagaggcacttttataagtggtgctcctcttatattgagaagggggagaataactgtccatCAATAAGTCAATAAGGAGCACactttatttgcttaattaattaaattttattttgtcgtggAGGGGCTACAGAATCTTCTGTGATCCCAAGCAGCAGATAAACGTCTTAGCTCTGCCCCTGGctgggtggaggcagcagagcaagtgagtggcgAGTTGCTGGGAGGCTTTCcgctgattttcacttttttaaaagcccgggtgtgacgtcgcttctggttgtgacatcacctcCCGGGGagcattttgagctcagcacaggACTACACTATTATGATCTACACCTCTGGTGGGAGTCATTTGCTTTGTGGGAGAAAGCACTGGAACCGTTTCTGGGGGGAAAGATGTCCATCTAGAAAGAACCCCAGGAGGAGCAAGAGACAGCACAGGGAGTTCTGGCTCCAGTGCAAAATCCATGAAGGGGCCCAGTGTCCAAAAGACAAACTTTCCAGGTTTCTGCCTGGCATCTGTAACACTGAAGGGCCAaagtcagggctttttttctaatggaacgcggggggacggagttccggcacctttttgcaggggcccctcccctttggaggcattccaggaggggggagcaaaatagaggcattcgctgggtgagtgctggggggtgcagggtgggggggcacctggcccctgcctgaccgcacaacgaccccctcctcccccatctccaagctctcgcctgagcccagcccgcctcccctccccccgcactctgcttcccagcgcagcttccaagctggtggagggcgcgggggacatgcgccgacgccaaggaggacagacagccagccagccagccagggagaagggctgcggcacccacggaacgcccaggtactggcttggcggaggaggaggggaaggaaactggctggtgcagccccgtgccaatctgcagcacgagcctaggagtgtctactcagaagtaagtctcattgtgctcaatgggccttgctcctgggaaagggtgcatagccttgcagcctgagagcccaagcatgtctactcagaaataagttccactgttttcaatggggcttactcccaggaaagtgtcatagccttgcagcctgagtagacaggcagaggaagggctctgtggctgcagtcctgtccacactttcctgggaggaagccccactgcctctagtgggactgacttctgagtagacaggcacaagaggggctttgaggctgcagtcctgtccacactttcctgggaggaagccccactgcctctaatgggactgacttctgtgtagacaggcacaggattgggccctgaggctgccgtcctagccacagtaagccccattcactaaagtggacttctgagtagacatgcataggattgggctcttaggctgcagtcctaggcactttcctgggagtaagctccattgactagaacaagacttatttcagagtagacatacctaggattgggctcttaatcctggcagagatatatatctgcacccattttcacatgctaagggcaggtgaaaagggattctgtgtgtgtacaacatctgtccagccttgccagagatcctcctcatccttcccccacaagcatgccctccgccagccagcatttgcagctcctctccagcaatgcacagcagctgctcagggcagcagagaacatacaattgcatgccaagcgccttcccaaagacacagagtattctgatacctgaattaaaccatatttaatcgcttgtttgcaaatgtagctgtttctatgtgcacctaaggacccctcttgtgtaaaaattccttttttgttcttactcccacagttgcttagaacaCAGTtgattacatggaactcatgtaagccattttttggaatccattcactgcttcctctcctcaaagtagtgccacactacatactacacgctacaagtgcacctgtacagtatttttccccatgtgtagaaaaagtagctagggagaaggggatgtggagattgacagtccaatcctatgcatgtctactcagaagtaagctcatctttagggggaagcacataaaaaatattttatttctccaataaaaaatggtttataaataaataaataaataaataaataaataaataaataaaagattaacaagttgtgagttcctgcacctttttatttacaaaaaaagcactggccaaAGTACTCACATAACCTAGTACTTGCATTTGCTCTTTTAATGGAATTAGAAATCATAGGGGGCCTGACCCAGATGATAAATATGGCGGGGGCGGGGTCTAACTCTTTGGCtatctacatttaaaaaaaaacacctatagGGCCAAATGACTAGTTACTTCATGTGCTCTCTGATAGGTGTCCTCGTAAGGTACATGTTCCCTCAAACACAGATGTGAAAAGATCTTTGATCAGTGGTTGTGGCTTTCTATAGCAAAAGCTGAGAAAAGGGAAGTCTGATCCAGGCTTGACAGTTTTCatggagagaaggaagagaaaactgACAGCATTTGCGTTTTGGTCCACACACCAAAATTCTTGCTCAATCTCATAAATCTGACCAGTCCATCTGAGAAAGGGCTCAGAGGAAGTGATGGACGCAGCCAAATATAGACTTAAAGGGGGCCTCAGAGCCCTTCTGGCTCAATCAagtggctcagggcccaattctatcctgcgctgaTGATGCAAACAAGAcctcactgcatcctgtggtggaggaacggtcatgaaggcggtctccccaaggcaagggaacaaaatttcctttacttcagggctgcactgcaactgcattggCGCTGAAAGGTTGGAAAGAATTGGGTCCAAAATCTGGGGGAGCTTGgagccagggctggctttaagccaactggaccaactggacaagtttctggaggaaaaatccattatgggatgtgtatgtgcaacctcctgattttagaaatgggctgtcagactgccaaatgcaagggagggcaccaggatgtatgtctcttgttatctggtgtgctccctggggcatttggtggaccgctgtgagatacaggaagctggactagatgggcctatggcctgatccagtgggacggtacttatgttcttatgatcaattGTACACAATTGGACACAGTGCCTAAGGAAGGCCCACAGGAGGATAATCTAGTCTTGTAAGCAATTTTATATTAAGatgtacttagatccatttgaTCCATTAAATCACATACACGTTTAACATGCACGTTTTGATTTGATTATGccctagagatataaagtctcATCTCTGAAGTGTTCCACTCCAATAATCATCATGTCAAATTGGTCTTCAACCAGTAAATTAAAAATCCTTTATGTTCTTGGGTATCAGATTGGGTGTGGTGTTTGCTGTATGATTGGGGTGCTGGAACAGGAGAATGTCCAGCACTGAATAGTGACCAGCAGAGTGAAAGCCAATCAATGGTGACACTGAATTAGCCTCAGGTTAGTAGGCAGCTTCATCACAATCTTTTTTCTCGTTTTCTGCCAGATAGAGCCATTTGTAATGGAGTCTGATCAAACAGGCATGAATGCCATTGCCCTGCTGTGTGACGATGGTGAAACAATAACATCTACAATTGGACCGTAAGTCCCTTTTgcttgcccttcctcttcctttttctggcTTGGAacgtgatgggggagggggctgagtaAAAGAAAGCTTGCTTGaataagggtccagtcctatccaaccttccagagctgatgcagccacaatgcagccccaagttaagggaacaaacattttcttatcttgaggaggcctccatgactccaacacaggatgcagcacatgccctgttggctgggctgcatcggtgctgtcAAGTTGAACAGGTTGGGGCCCTAAATCAGCATGCAGGAAAGGGAGTGTCAGAAACGGACTCTCTGGACTAAATTTGACATGACCTCAGAAAATCTGCAGCCAGATCTCAGCTTTCCAAGTGCATCCATTGGAACTCTTCCTCCTGCCACCGAGACAAGTGAACAGAATAATATTAGGTTTCATTCTGTGAGTTTAGCAACAGACTTTAAAAGAGGCCATGAATATTATTTTCTACGTATGAAGTCCTGTACTTGGAAGTATCATCAGTGTGTATTTCAAGGGTTCTTCCGCAACTGAAACAACCATGCATGTGACGTCATAAGTTTCAGATGTCTTTGGAAACCTTGCCTTATAGAGGAGGAGGCCATCTTGTCATTGCTGAAGTGTGCCAGCACATTCTCTGCAGCGGCACTGAAGTTGAGGAATTCTGTCCTCAAACAGAGTCCAGACACCTCCCTATTAGTGTTCCAGTCAGGCATGAAGACCCCATTCTTTTGTTCTGGTGTTTTACATCTTAACCTCCAGATTTGGGATTTTATCTTTggtcagttgttgtttttttttaagtattatttctgttattttatCTGATCTCGTATCTGATGTGTTGTTAGCTACTTTGGGCACCTCTTTTTTTGAATGGAAAGTAGGCTATAAAGGGTTtcgaataaataaaaataatctttaCCCAAATTCAGAATCATGTTATTTTAATAACTGTccccaacttagagcccaatcctgggttcaGTGCCGCGGCTTCGTGCCGCTGTGCAgtatcgcaaacatgccttatgacaccgCCGGGCTACCGCCTGTGCTAGCCAATGGCTGGCCCATGCTGGACTAGCGTGGGGCTAGCACAGGGCGGGTGTCCAGCCtccacagcttggcagtctcACGGATCACCAAGCCGCACCACGgtaagcagaggagggagggggcgaggatgaggcgttccagggaggggggaggccagtggggtgcggagagagggcagggggaggcgtgatgCAAGGCCGGGGTGGggacagggcaggtgggaggcatgctgggcggagggaggaagggaggcgggtctgcaaatctaaggtgctcgtggagggcttggcgccctacacaagcacctttactgcCGGCCTTTTcattggtggtaaagtgagtagccccttgGCAGTactgcttaccttaccttacaaaagtctccttctcccaattTGCCACTCGCAGTAGCCCAGGGTGCTCAGGATCTGGCGgaagccgttctcggtgccgctgaggctgggtgccctgggcagctcaggattgggctgttatatagaAGGAATGCCATTGATTATATTACTctattaataattattttaatagCAATAAACAGGAATAACAAAATGACTACTTGTTGAATAAAGGGAAGACAGACCAGTCCAGGGCTAGGGGGCCTAGAAGTCAAATGTTTCATATACTTTTGTAGAGGACAGTAAATTTCagctgatgtgaaactgagaatTACCAATCAGGGGTTTCTATTTCCATGCTGCCCTGCTTATGAAGCTCCCTGAAGCTGTCTTCATTTGTGACAGAATGatgtacccacccaccccccaaagttCCAGCCTCTTGCATTGATTTAAATGTGAGAAACCTTCCTCCCTTCCACAATTTTTGGGCCACTTTGGACCCTGCTGCTGTGAGGCAAAACACGATTGACAACAGAGAGGGACAACTTGGTGAGAAGCAGCCTCAAGCCTCGCACCTGGGATTGGCCCCTCGCTCCAGCCTAGTGACCCcactatttttattatatttatgaAGCCATTAAAATCACTGTCTTCTTTGATAGGTGGGGATATTGGCTAGCGCCGGTATATTGTCGCCAAAGCAAACTAGACATGTTCGCTTTGATAGTGCACGAAGCCACAGGAAGGGACGACTCTACAGCAGCCACTGGCATCATGTTTCATTGTAGTAATAATGATGAAAAGTCTTCTTCTGGAAGTAAGAGAGGTAGGCTTGGCCCAAAGAGCAATAAATGCGCCGAAGGCTACATATGTGGAATCCAGACAAGGGTGCAATCTCCGCAATACGTAGAAGATGACACTGCACTTAATGATGTGAAAATGTTCTGCTGTGACTGATTCATGTGTGTTGTACTCTTAAAACAGTTGTGATCACATTTCCATGGGCTTTGCTATGCATGGCTGTTAATTACAATTATACGTTGAAGCAAAAATTGTTTGTCCGTGTGCGTTTGTCTCTTTTTTCTGTTGTCATTCCATTTACAGAGAAATGCTAGCTCCATTTGTACACATTAATAACACTGTGCACATTCAAAGTGCATCAGTCTTCATGACAATCTTAATATCCCAATACAGTACAAACATTCTGCATCTCTCACAGTGg
This portion of the Tiliqua scincoides isolate rTilSci1 chromosome 3, rTilSci1.hap2, whole genome shotgun sequence genome encodes:
- the LOC136644072 gene encoding vitelline membrane outer layer protein 1-like, which codes for MALSVSKVLFFILSCGLWVADARLYTSILTVPNGARWGRWGPAHFCSKGHAVGFQIKIEPFVMESDQTGMNAIALLCDDGETITSTIGPKRGRLGPKSNKCAEGYICGIQTRVQSPQYVEDDTALNDVKMFCCD